In Gimesia panareensis, the genomic window TGGCAGCCAGTTCTTCCTTACTCTCCTCCAGAATCGAATCCCGTATCCGCTGGACAAAATCTTTCAGCGTAAACAGGCCGGTCGCTTCAAAGTTGCGGGCCAGTTCGATCAGTTTCCGCAGGTTGGCCAGCTTGCGGTCTCCCAGAAACTCGTTCAACAAAGCAGCATCGTAGCCCGTCCGTTCCAGGGCCAGATTCAGCAGTTCCACCAGCGAGAGACGATCTTTTTTTGCGCGCAGTTCCTGCAGCACGCTTTGGGCATAAAGCACCTGCCGTCTCTGCTCCGGACACAGATCCCCAGGCGGCTCCAGCAGCATCGCTCTGGTCAGCGTATCCGCATTCCGGACAATCGTATACAGCGTATCGTCGGACAGGCTGAAGAAAGGAGACCGCAGGATTCCCAGCAGACTCAGTTCATCGTCAGCATTGTCCAGATACTGACACAAATTACTCAGATCGTAAATTTCCTGCTGCGCATAAAACGCGCGCCCGCCAACCAGGTAATAGTCCAGATCCTGTTGCTGCAGGGCTTTCTCATAGAGGGCTACATTCGAAAGTGCTCGAAACAGAATGCAGATATCCCCCGGTTCCACACGTCTTAATTCGCGCGCGCCCGTCTGACGGTTTTTCGCCCAGATCCGGGGAGTCTCATCTTCCAGCAGCTGACGTACCCGGGCGGCAATCCAGGCAGCTTCCGTCTCGCGGAGCGCTTCGGCTCCCTTGATCTCTGGTTCATCGGGTGAGGCGAACAGAAACTCAATCGCGGGGGTCGGCGAGTGCTGTTCCGAATCAAAAGGCGTCAGCGGCTCGTAATACTGCTCCATAGCTGAGGCAAACAGGCAGTTGGTGAAATTCAGAATGGCTGGCTGACTGCGAAAATTAACACTCAGAGGCAGACGTCCCTCAGCGGGAATTTCCTGGCGCAGCTGATGAAACACTTCCGGATCCGCCCGCCGAAAACGGTAAATGGATTGTTTGGCATCCCCCACCAGAAAGAGCTTCCCGTTGAGCAGATCCTGCCCACACAGGGCACGCACAATCTCGCTTTGAACCGGATCGGTATCCTGGAATTCGTCCACCATCAGGAATTCGATCCCGGCTGCGGCCCGTTGACGTGCCTGGGGATCACGGCGGAACAGATCGCGGGTCTGCAGCAGTAGATCGTCGAAGTCCAGCAGTCCCTTTTCCGCTTTACTCTCCTGGTAGCGATTGGCGATGAATTCGGTCACTCTCAAAACCCGCAGACTGTACTCAGCCGCCTGCTGAAATGCAGCCGGATCGGGAGAAAGGATCTTGGAAACCTTCGTGAGTTTCTCGCGTAAATTCGAAAAGCCCTCTTTAATCTGCTCATAGACTTCCAGATCATCCCAGTCTTTTTTCGTCCCGGCCCCCTGCACTTTCGCATGCGCAATCAGGGTCCCCAACAATTCTGCACGGTTCGGTTCCGCCCCCGTCAGCAGTTCGGGGAGTCGTGCCGTGAGGACCTGAAAACGCTCCCGCATCTTCTTGTTCACAGGGTCCTGTGCCGCCATCAGTCGCAGTAAAAATCGGGTGCTCTCCGCATTCGCGATCTCCGCCAGTTCCATGGGAATGAAGGAACCCATCCAGAAACTCCGCATGCGTCCTGCCAGCTGTTCCTCAGTCAGTTCAGCAAACTGCTCGAATTCAATCCGGAACTGCTGGGGCACCAGAGAGATAAACATTTCATAGGTTCGTTCCAATCCATAGCGGTAGACCAGTTCCAGGCAATCTTCATCTTCTTCCTGCAACAGATCGTGAACCGCCTCACGGACCACTTTGCGTAAAAAAGCATCACTGGTCCCCTGCTCCAGCAGGCCGAAGTGGGGATCGAGGCGGGCACTGACGGCGTGGGTCCGCAGGATTGAGGTACAGAAAGAGTGGATGGTGCTGATGCGGGCGGAATCCAGTCCGCGGATCACCGTCTGCCAGTGGGCGACCTCATCCGGGGCACAACTGCGAAGCTGTTCCAGACAGGTTTCGCGCACACGGTCCCGCATTTCGCGGGCAGCCCGTTCAGTAAATGTGATCGCCACAATATGGCT contains:
- a CDS encoding UvrD-helicase domain-containing protein, whose protein sequence is MSNQPTYTEQQAAAINPRDVSIALSAGAGCGKTFVLTQRFLKLIEPGTPPDRLSHIVAITFTERAAREMRDRVRETCLEQLRSCAPDEVAHWQTVIRGLDSARISTIHSFCTSILRTHAVSARLDPHFGLLEQGTSDAFLRKVVREAVHDLLQEEDEDCLELVYRYGLERTYEMFISLVPQQFRIEFEQFAELTEEQLAGRMRSFWMGSFIPMELAEIANAESTRFLLRLMAAQDPVNKKMRERFQVLTARLPELLTGAEPNRAELLGTLIAHAKVQGAGTKKDWDDLEVYEQIKEGFSNLREKLTKVSKILSPDPAAFQQAAEYSLRVLRVTEFIANRYQESKAEKGLLDFDDLLLQTRDLFRRDPQARQRAAAGIEFLMVDEFQDTDPVQSEIVRALCGQDLLNGKLFLVGDAKQSIYRFRRADPEVFHQLRQEIPAEGRLPLSVNFRSQPAILNFTNCLFASAMEQYYEPLTPFDSEQHSPTPAIEFLFASPDEPEIKGAEALRETEAAWIAARVRQLLEDETPRIWAKNRQTGARELRRVEPGDICILFRALSNVALYEKALQQQDLDYYLVGGRAFYAQQEIYDLSNLCQYLDNADDELSLLGILRSPFFSLSDDTLYTIVRNADTLTRAMLLEPPGDLCPEQRRQVLYAQSVLQELRAKKDRLSLVELLNLALERTGYDAALLNEFLGDRKLANLRKLIELARNFEATGLFTLKDFVQRIRDSILEESKEELAATLPETSDVVRLMTIHQSKGLEFPVVILADMDRKPAPGATAPFLHPDWGALLNLPAERGITPDNYAFKMHRGLEQKADEEETVRLLYVAVTRAADYLILSAGLSYDRKIESPWMKLLARHFDLDTGVPAVDPYLGRLALGDIPPEQIPEIRVHHSLPQPATRPEKKQKELKPSQFVAALEQGTPEAFPESYGTIAPRPGALSHVSVSRLEVIDAQLQHSPDSAMEMFPSDDTLSAEEATQLGTLTHAVIERLEPDQPDQAPRIVNSVLADQTPQLVEKLQPVIERQIAAWYASDLCQTLKAAQTHYRELDFLLRWASGTDGNAEQAVTVTGTIDALVQTQSGDWMLFDYKTGSRMARMTAEQLIAEYEFQLGVYTLAVEQLLGARPASIGLAIVQDSVRYIECELDADRLEQISDRLSQAVSSLLPSPAAAESR